The Mastacembelus armatus chromosome 13, fMasArm1.2, whole genome shotgun sequence DNA segment CTTTTTTCATTGGCGTTTTTAAAGTTGTTATAGTTAAGAGGCTTTTTTTGGAATACATGAACATTTCAAGGCGTCTAACTTAAAATCTCCAAAGAACTGTAACAATGGGATTCAATGTAAACTATGTGGACAGCAGGCTACTGACGTGCAGTGACTTAAGTAAAAGCTTGTACATATTTGCAGTCCAGTGGTAGTAGAGTAAATCAGGTAATCAGAATCATAAGTACTTTATTAATATGAAGCAAGACTTCCATGCACAACTGTATCCTTGATTTTAGCTCCTCCACATAGCCTCCTCGCTCTTCGGTTCTAAGAGTCAATTTAAAAGATTAGGGACATGGTGGATTGGCCTGACAACTGGATTAACCACAGAATGATCACATCAGAGAATTGGGATTTAACCAGACCAGATCCTGTAATTTCACCAGGGTTAGATGTCAGAACATTTCAAttcctgcagaaggtacagagagagagaggacagagcaatcatatttaatcatttccaattatgtctttttcattttttcctaaCAAATTATCAAAAGGGGTTTTGTCCATTGAGAACTTCAGTGGATGCCACTAACTGTTAACACTCTATAGTCCAGTCAACAgaatgtttttactttactgcaaCTTTACTGCAGTTGCAGGACTGCTTGATTCTAGTCTATAGTCTGCAGGTTGTTGTTACCACCAAAGTCATTGCAAGGTTTCTACAGCTTTATCTTAGAACTGTGCAGCAAgtacagagagaaacaggacCTTTAACTGTTACGTGTTGGGGtgctggaaggaggaaggagagacaggacccaaatgcaggacagctAGTTTAAAAATTCCCCTGGATATCCCAGGGTTCGGGAAAACACAAGTTTTCGGCGTAACGGCGTAACCTGTCACGTAAGGCATGTAACAAAAACACTCTAACTGAGACTATGGTTAATACCAAGAGCTGCTACCGTCAGCACGAGTTACACAGATTAATGCTTCTGCACCGAACAAAGAATCACCGGCAGTACATATAGCCGGCAGAGAAAACCAAGTAATTGGACACAAGTGAGAACAATTAGTGACCaacgtaaagctgccggggactgatgcagggggaaaacaggaagccctttcagcataaaggtccccgacaggaagtcccaaaagggaaaTCATAACATTAACAACAGGTAGATAAAGGTCACAGGTTGACAGCATGTGGAAGATAGCTGTGAGTTGAGTCACTGCTTATGGGGTTTGATTACAAATCAGGCTCTGTATTGCGTATTGACAGAAAGTCTGTGGGCTAATAAAGTTACAGTAACAGTGAAAAGTCTGTTTAGTTACACACCAGAACACTTCTGATTGGTTTGACATGAACGTCATCATTCACTCAAAAAGGATAATGTGACTTGATACTACAAATAGACTTTGGACTAATACCAAAGAAACATCAGTATTCATCCGTTCTGGGGTGTGCTGTCAGGGGATGGTCTGAGGAGCGATCATTATTCCCTCTGTGGACCAATGACACTGGTGCTGAGTGCTCAGGCTGATGGTCTCACTCATGAACAGCCCTGACTATAATTTGCTTCAGAGGGAATTAGTGGAAACTGTGACTAAAGTGAAGAGACCTCAGGGACAAACATGTTTACTGGCTGAAATGACATTTGACCTGGTGATGTAATGCCAGTGGCCTCTGGGCTTGCTATACCTTTAACAGAGAGTAAAGTTTGGAAATTAGTTCATTAATTAAAGGAACCAGAAACAGGTTGAAGGTTCACAGAGTCATCAtcctgaaaataaatataacagcTATAACACTTTTCCCCAGCTCTATATTAAACGCTATCTCTATTAGTTACACATTATACTGAGGTAATTTGACTTTTACTGCTAAGGCTTACAGGAAATAAAGAGCTGATTTAAAGTTTTTAGAGCCACAGTAATTGTAAGACGAAGATGAAGAATGTACTAAAAAAATTTCTTTCTGGCATATAATGTGTTTCAATAGAAAACTTCACAACATGATTTCAGTTTGAACAagtagaattttattttttccagtctTATTAAAACAAGTACAAAATTTATAATCTGATCATAATCCACAGACttcagtgttgatttttttccctttcataCATGGTGAACAGCAGTGACATCAGAGGcatcctttcttttctcttttcttttaatcaaCCTGATCAGATTTACTGGATGATTTACACTTTACAATAAAACGTAACAACAGACTTTTACATATGATGTGGATTTTGGACAGTTTCAGGCCGTACATTACAGGATTGAAGAGTGGCTGGcatgtcagccaacataatgATAAAACAATGCGCAACATGTTTGGCACATTGCTCATATCAAACCTGCTCTGTACAATTTCAAAGCAAACTGCAAAAGAGAAGTTGAGCAGACAAGCAAGGTGAGGTGTGCAGGTACTGACAGCTTTCTGTCTGGTCTGTTTagaaccagaaaaacacactttaagaATCCTCATGTAAGTGTAAAGGATTAAACTTAGAGGAACAACCACTGttagaaaagtagaaaaaagtCCATAAATGTTATTTCCTCTGGTGTCAGAACAGGCCAGTTTGACAATACAGTAGTTGTCACAGTAAACTTTGTTAATGATGTTTCCACAGAGCTGTAAAGAGGCACTTAATGATAACATAACAACAAGTCCAAGAAAAGGACAGAACCATGTTACAGCAATAAGTATGGCCACCACATTAAATGTCATACGTGTGTTATATTGTAAAGGACAACAGATAGCAAGGTACCTGTCATAAGACATGACGGCTAAGTTTAAAAATTCTACACTTGCATAtgtatacaaacagaaaatctgcaggaaacaaaagggaacagacacagtgtgaatGTCAGAGAGGATCTGAACCAGAAGGAATGGAAACAACCCTGTACTACCATACAGATCATTTACAAACAGgctgcacagaaacatgtacaTGGGGTCATGTAAGCTTTTGTTCACACAGATCACCACTATCAGCAACACAttagcaaaaataataaaaaaatataaagacatagtaattatgaaatataaatatttaagacGCCCAGTGTCAAAGTAGGCAGCAAGTGTGAAATATGAAACCTGTGTAAAGTTTGCCATGATCCTTATTTTGGTCTGTAAAGAAATCACAGCATTAAGTACAACATGCAAACAAAgcaacaaccacagagacattCAATTGTTCATTCACACAATAACCTACCTGTGATAGTTGTTAAAAAGATTTAACAGATTTGGAGGTTAACCTAGTTAATAAAGTATGTCCTTACTGTAAAGACATACATTATAGAGAATAGTGCAATGAATAAAGTCTTACAGTTAACATGGAGTTAGAAATGAAACAGCAATAGGTGACAGTGTATGAATGTCGACCTTCTTTTAAACTTTGACTACAGGGGACGcccacagcagcagactgagCTCATTATCAAAGCAAGGCaagttttatttatagagcacaaATTTAACACAACCATAGTTGACCCAAAGTGTTTTACaacaaaataactgaatttaaaaaagaagGTGGGGGggcaacagaaaataaaacaagtatcggacacaattaaaatgtaatttcataaaaaaacaatttaacacCAGTTTAAACTATTCAAGTACATACACAGCATCACTCAAAtgctaaagaataaaaaataagtcTTTAAGATAGATTTAAAAGCATCTAATGATGGAGAAACTCTGATGTTCAAAGGTAGACTGTTCAATAGCTTTGGGGCAACTACAGAGAAAGATTGACCACCTTTTGTCTTATGTGAACGGGGAACAGATAAAAGTAACTGATCACTATATCTTAATGATCTGCAGTCTGTAAATGGCCTAATGAGATTACAGATATAATCCGGAGAAGAATTATTGTATGCAAAAAAAAGGATCTTAAAGTCGACTCTaaattttacagggagccagtacAATGAGGCAAGAACAGGGGAGAAATGATCCCTTTTCTTAATTCCTGTTAAGAATCTGGCTGCTGCATTTTGAACGATCTGTAATCAAGATAGTGTAGATTAAGGTAAAACAGTATACAaagagttacagtaatccaaacgagaaGAAATTAGTGCATGAACTACTATATGAGGCCTGTACTAGAAAGAAAGTGTTTCACCTTAGCTACTGATctgagatagatagatagatagatggatggatggatggatggatggatggatggatggatagatagaaattattttaaaaagatagaTATAtctttaggatatatcattaggaagcactctattaattaccactgctatgcggatgacactcagttatatctatctattaaacctgttaacacaaaccagttaaccagacttcaagcctgtctaactgacataaaggcttggatgaccagtaactttttacttttaaactctgagaaaacagaagtcattatatttgggcctaaaaatctcagaaataacttttctaaaattatagctactctagatggcatagccctggcctccagcactactgtaaaaaaccttggagttatttttgaccaggacatgtcctttaactcacaaataaaacaaatttctagaactgcattctttcacctgcgcaacatttccaaaattaggaacatcctgtctcaaaatgatgcagaaaaactagtccatgcatttgtttcctcaaggctagattactgtaactcattactatctggatgtcctaatatcttaataaaaagcctccaattaatccagaatgccgcagccagagtcctgacaggaactagcaagagagatcatatttctcctatattggcttctcttcattggctccctgtaaaatatagaatagaatttaaaatccttcttctcacatacaaatcccttcataatcaagctccttcataccttaaagacctcatagtaacatattatcccaatagaccacttcgctctcagagtgcaggcctacttgtggttcccagagttctcaaaagcagaatgggaggcagagcctttagctatcaagctcctctcctgtggaaccagctctcagcctgggttcaggagg contains these protein-coding regions:
- the LOC113134974 gene encoding olfactory receptor 11A1-like; translated protein: MANFTQVSYFTLAAYFDTGRLKYLYFIITMSLYFFIIFANVLLIVVICVNKSLHDPMYMFLCSLFVNDLYGSTGLFPFLLVQILSDIHTVSVPFCFLQIFCLYTYASVEFLNLAVMSYDRYLAICCPLQYNTRMTFNVVAILIAVTWFCPFLGLVVMLSLSASLQLCGNIINKVYCDNYCIVKLACSDTRGNNIYGLFSTFLTVVVPLSLILYTYMRILKVCFSGSKQTRQKAVSTCTPHLACLLNFSFAVCFEIVQSRFDMSNVPNMLRIVLSLCWLTCQPLFNPVMYGLKLSKIHIICKSLLLRFIVKCKSSSKSDQVD